A window of Bacteroidia bacterium contains these coding sequences:
- a CDS encoding DUF1446 domain-containing protein gives MPNSVRIAAGQGFYGDSPRAAITIALQRGADYIIHDALAELTLSILQKDRQKDPSLGYARDLEFTAYNLIPMCYKNGIKLVTNSGGLNPYGAAKKVSEILNKQGIKDLKIAVITGDDVFDRLNDFQANGLTLSNIDTGKPFSEVNFPVTHANVYVGAKSIADALAQGADLILAGRVADPCLTLGILAHHFNWALDDENLSQEGLNKLACGITIGHLLECGGQASGGNSYAEWPMDYPLHNLGYPIATVFADGSAVFSKLEIEGGCVTKNTIREQLVYEIHDPSHYITPDVVVDLTHVTVEEVAKNQVRVSGSLGKPRPENLKLCIGLHEGFMSDMIAFFSWPCAYEKCQKFIQAVKDIWANAGLSGIERAEFQLLGLNGIHGEAAISASPEVLSEMNEIGVRLVIKHSDTKTGSMAFKSIVCLGLNGPPGLTAIPGWGKENRTLLSLWPTLIPRKLVQTTVHCAKASEYLQ, from the coding sequence ACAAAAAGATAGACAAAAAGACCCTTCCTTGGGTTATGCCCGAGATTTAGAGTTTACCGCATATAACTTAATCCCAATGTGTTACAAAAATGGAATTAAATTAGTAACAAATTCCGGCGGGCTAAATCCCTATGGCGCAGCTAAAAAAGTATCGGAGATATTAAACAAACAAGGAATAAAAGACCTCAAAATTGCCGTGATAACCGGCGATGATGTTTTTGACAGACTTAATGATTTTCAGGCTAATGGACTTACACTAAGCAATATAGACACAGGAAAACCTTTTTCGGAAGTGAACTTTCCGGTTACGCACGCAAATGTATATGTGGGAGCAAAGAGCATCGCTGACGCGCTTGCGCAAGGAGCAGACCTGATTTTGGCAGGTAGAGTTGCTGACCCTTGCTTGACATTGGGAATTCTGGCTCATCATTTTAACTGGGCATTAGATGACGAAAATTTGAGCCAAGAAGGCCTGAATAAGTTGGCTTGCGGCATAACAATCGGGCACTTATTAGAATGTGGCGGCCAGGCCTCCGGAGGTAATAGCTATGCAGAATGGCCAATGGATTATCCATTACACAACTTAGGCTACCCGATTGCGACCGTTTTTGCAGACGGTTCTGCGGTGTTTTCTAAATTAGAAATAGAAGGAGGATGTGTTACCAAAAATACCATTCGCGAACAGTTGGTTTATGAAATTCACGACCCAAGTCATTATATCACTCCAGATGTTGTCGTTGATTTAACCCACGTTACGGTTGAAGAAGTTGCTAAAAATCAGGTTCGTGTCAGTGGCTCTCTCGGTAAACCTCGTCCGGAAAACTTGAAATTATGTATTGGCTTGCATGAAGGATTTATGAGCGATATGATTGCCTTTTTTTCTTGGCCTTGTGCCTATGAAAAATGCCAAAAATTTATCCAAGCAGTTAAGGATATTTGGGCAAATGCTGGGCTTTCTGGAATAGAACGTGCTGAGTTTCAGTTACTTGGTTTAAATGGAATACACGGAGAGGCTGCTATTTCTGCCTCCCCTGAAGTTTTATCCGAAATGAATGAAATCGGAGTTCGGCTGGTTATTAAACATTCAGATACCAAAACAGGCAGTATGGCTTTTAAGTCAATTGTTTGCTTAGGCTTAAATGGCCCGCCGGGGCTTACTGCCATACCCGGGTGGGGAAAAGAAAACCGCACCTTATTAAGCCTTTGGCCTACATTAATACCCAGAAAACTTGTTCAAACAACAGTACATTGCGCTAAGGCATCCGAATATTTACAGTAA
- a CDS encoding COX15/CtaA family protein has protein sequence MALNNSNRLIIIWLFSGVMLIMLMVIVGGITRLTGSGLSITEWNPIMGAIPPLNETAWNEAFEKYKQIPQYKLENTHFSVSDFKFIFFWEWLHRLIGRVLGVVFIIPYLFFLWKKKIPSELHPKLIIVFLLGGFQGFLGWFMVKSGLSELTSVSHFRLAAHLITAFITCGYIIWIIFEILNSKKSLLVIQKQAVVLSKVTFILVLLQIIFGAFVAGLDGGFGYNTWPLMNGKWFNTESFSNQKSFLYQLFNQKYGVQIIHRYFAYVVLIFGVILGIAISKYTADNQVIKYSRYIAIAIFLQFLLGILTILVLPHNPVLIGTMHQLGSFFVFCIFVIYLQLISYRNPRKVRF, from the coding sequence ATGGCATTAAATAATAGCAACCGCCTGATTATCATTTGGCTATTTTCCGGTGTAATGCTTATTATGCTAATGGTAATCGTTGGCGGGATTACCCGCTTAACCGGTTCGGGACTTTCTATTACCGAGTGGAATCCGATTATGGGTGCAATCCCCCCTTTAAATGAAACAGCATGGAATGAGGCTTTTGAAAAATACAAACAAATTCCACAATATAAACTTGAAAATACCCACTTCTCCGTATCAGATTTTAAATTTATATTCTTTTGGGAGTGGCTTCACCGCCTTATTGGTAGAGTTTTAGGTGTTGTATTTATCATTCCTTATCTCTTCTTTCTCTGGAAAAAAAAGATACCTTCAGAGCTTCATCCCAAGCTAATTATCGTATTTTTATTAGGCGGTTTTCAAGGTTTTTTGGGGTGGTTTATGGTTAAAAGCGGCTTATCCGAACTCACTTCGGTTAGTCATTTTCGGTTAGCTGCTCATTTAATAACTGCATTTATTACCTGCGGCTATATTATTTGGATTATTTTTGAAATCCTGAACAGCAAAAAATCTTTATTAGTCATTCAGAAACAAGCTGTTGTATTAAGTAAAGTAACTTTTATTTTGGTTTTACTTCAAATTATTTTTGGGGCTTTTGTAGCCGGTTTAGATGGTGGATTTGGCTATAATACTTGGCCGCTCATGAACGGAAAATGGTTTAATACCGAATCTTTCAGTAATCAAAAATCTTTTTTATATCAATTATTCAACCAAAAATACGGAGTTCAAATCATACACCGGTATTTTGCTTACGTTGTACTAATCTTCGGTGTTATTTTAGGAATAGCTATCAGTAAATATACTGCTGATAATCAAGTTATTAAATATTCTCGATATATTGCTATTGCAATTTTTCTGCAATTTTTATTAGGAATATTGACCATTTTGGTATTGCCACACAATCCCGTTTTAATCGGAACTATGCATCAATTAGGTTCCTTTTTTGTGTTTTGTATTTTTGTAATTTATTTGCAATTAATTAGTTATAGAAATCCTCGAAAGGTTCGTTTTTAA
- a CDS encoding CocE/NonD family hydrolase, whose translation MRKLYYSVLIIFGTSYVALSQIGGPVIPNNGKVEGIEELIERKEYMVPMKDGVRLATDVFRPILQDDLSFETPLTVAGFNLGNINLTVAQKGTQFYKNLTQSNSNQLSIVFTRTPYGKNDPLQGQIEALMGYCGVVQDMRGRYRSEGTYLPMFSDSWAKKNYFADSSMRHPMDITPNANANFHEDGLESIDYLTYNLRYDSNRDSVINDSDDLICNGNIGMLGASALGNSQYQAAAVKKINTQNPGLKCLLPIVASGEFYHSTGHQNGVYRERIIDGWLRGQVERYDWQNDSTDNDPNNSVHTLRDYGPSITTPLSAAEMAIDFWTTMYRTHYPDAEGRAVMDVSHAYIDSAGNATKHGTISRYTNFELPIYHLSGWWDIFTDGQIETYQRVMQNVSTKNKNLQKLVIGPWAHQTIGSRTTGDVTYPEVVGSLLGATLDNISAADIPSVGKSEIIAWFRKFLGEPTVELPPYPVWQPIQTVLGTLYIQVPADTFHIPFTQFFNFINGAGPLQNLPIKIKGIALVDSSQTQYITIPATGTSLIGDPTHSAIPDPANVEWDRSKPNGVPNVRLYVVGPVEDGVSGQNGNPATGNYWMSADTFPIKNVQNKTFYLHADQTLDLKSPTTDEGNLSYTNDPNNPVRTHGGNNMIVYTTDGSRVSQGQMNLADTRYASYTMNRPDVLQFTSPDIRDSLSIIGYPVVTLYAKSLPIDVNNMDVTNCDFIVRVIDVCPDGRELFVNEGAVNARARLYAASYSNDTYGTENLPWSNIKVDSIYEFRFKMLPLAYTFGKGHRMKVLISSSSWPRYQSCPQIPLMDGEFYRRRPMEEKYYVYNGQQLIGRSAVQTIAFSNTMPTQIIFPIYGGDLVSANDNLVADQTHTSPIIYPNPANDIIHISTPEENISQTVEIQNIMGVTLLKREFQGYVNISVSDLPRGLYLVRIKAANREQSITQKIILK comes from the coding sequence ATGAGAAAACTGTATTACAGCGTTTTAATTATTTTCGGAACAAGCTATGTAGCTCTCTCCCAGATAGGTGGGCCGGTTATTCCCAACAACGGTAAAGTAGAGGGAATAGAGGAGCTTATAGAGCGAAAAGAATATATGGTTCCTATGAAAGACGGAGTTCGGTTAGCTACGGATGTTTTCCGTCCGATTCTGCAAGATGATCTATCTTTTGAAACACCCCTGACCGTTGCCGGCTTTAATTTAGGAAACATCAACCTAACTGTTGCCCAAAAAGGCACTCAGTTTTATAAAAACTTAACACAAAGCAACTCCAACCAATTATCTATTGTTTTTACTCGGACCCCATACGGCAAGAATGACCCACTTCAGGGGCAAATAGAGGCTCTTATGGGATATTGTGGGGTCGTTCAGGATATGCGCGGGCGCTATCGCTCCGAAGGAACGTACCTCCCTATGTTCAGCGACTCATGGGCTAAAAAGAACTACTTTGCTGATAGCTCCATGCGCCACCCTATGGATATTACCCCAAATGCTAACGCTAATTTCCATGAAGACGGATTAGAAAGCATTGATTATCTTACCTATAATCTCCGCTATGATTCCAATAGAGATAGTGTTATCAATGATAGTGATGATCTGATTTGCAACGGAAATATTGGGATGCTGGGAGCATCTGCTCTGGGAAATAGCCAGTATCAGGCGGCAGCAGTAAAAAAAATAAACACCCAAAATCCGGGCTTAAAGTGCTTATTACCCATAGTAGCCTCCGGAGAATTTTATCATTCAACCGGCCACCAAAATGGTGTTTATAGAGAAAGAATTATTGACGGCTGGCTTAGAGGCCAAGTAGAGCGTTATGATTGGCAAAATGATTCTACCGATAACGACCCCAATAACAGCGTTCATACGCTGAGAGACTACGGCCCCAGTATCACAACGCCCTTGTCTGCTGCCGAAATGGCAATTGATTTTTGGACTACCATGTATAGAACCCACTATCCGGATGCAGAAGGCCGTGCCGTTATGGATGTTAGCCATGCTTATATTGACTCTGCCGGCAATGCTACCAAACATGGAACTATTTCTCGCTATACAAATTTTGAACTACCCATTTATCATCTAAGTGGCTGGTGGGATATTTTTACAGATGGCCAAATTGAGACCTACCAACGAGTTATGCAAAATGTATCCACTAAAAACAAAAACTTACAAAAGTTGGTAATTGGGCCATGGGCACACCAAACTATTGGCAGCCGCACTACCGGAGACGTAACCTACCCGGAAGTTGTAGGCTCTTTGTTAGGTGCAACCTTAGATAATATTTCCGCAGCCGATATTCCAAGTGTAGGAAAATCCGAGATAATAGCTTGGTTTAGAAAATTTTTAGGAGAACCTACGGTAGAACTCCCCCCCTATCCCGTTTGGCAACCTATCCAAACCGTATTGGGTACTCTTTACATACAGGTTCCGGCAGATACTTTCCATATTCCATTTACTCAGTTCTTTAACTTTATTAACGGAGCCGGTCCATTACAAAATTTACCTATCAAAATAAAAGGAATTGCATTGGTAGATTCGAGCCAAACTCAATACATTACGATACCGGCTACCGGAACATCCCTCATTGGAGACCCCACACATTCTGCAATCCCTGACCCTGCTAATGTTGAATGGGATAGGTCAAAGCCAAATGGTGTGCCCAATGTTCGACTTTATGTAGTTGGTCCGGTTGAAGACGGTGTATCCGGCCAAAATGGAAACCCTGCAACCGGTAACTACTGGATGAGCGCAGATACATTCCCCATAAAAAATGTCCAAAACAAAACATTTTACTTGCATGCAGACCAGACCTTAGACCTAAAATCTCCAACTACTGACGAAGGAAATCTCAGCTATACAAATGACCCCAATAACCCTGTTCGTACTCATGGAGGTAATAACATGATAGTTTATACCACTGACGGAAGCCGAGTTAGCCAAGGTCAGATGAACTTAGCCGATACCCGCTATGCTTCATATACCATGAACCGCCCTGATGTTTTACAGTTTACTTCACCTGATATTAGAGATTCTTTGTCTATCATCGGCTATCCTGTTGTAACTCTTTATGCAAAATCTCTTCCTATTGACGTGAACAATATGGACGTTACGAACTGTGATTTTATTGTTCGCGTGATAGATGTTTGCCCAGACGGTCGCGAGTTGTTTGTTAATGAAGGGGCTGTTAATGCTCGCGCAAGACTTTACGCAGCCTCCTATTCAAATGATACTTACGGAACAGAAAACCTACCTTGGAGCAATATAAAAGTTGATTCTATCTATGAGTTTAGATTTAAAATGCTGCCATTAGCTTACACTTTTGGGAAAGGCCACAGAATGAAAGTTTTAATATCCAGTAGTAGCTGGCCAAGATACCAATCCTGCCCGCAAATACCTCTGATGGATGGAGAATTTTACCGCCGCCGTCCGATGGAAGAAAAATACTATGTCTATAATGGCCAACAACTTATTGGGCGTTCAGCAGTACAAACTATCGCCTTTTCAAACACCATGCCCACCCAAATTATATTCCCAATTTATGGAGGAGATCTTGTTTCGGCTAATGACAACCTTGTTGCTGACCAAACCCACACTTCTCCAATTATTTATCCAAACCCCGCTAACGACATTATTCATATTTCAACTCCAGAAGAAAATATATCCCAAACTGTTGAAATTCAGAATATTATGGGCGTAACACTTCTTAAACGTGAGTTTCAAGGTTATGTTAATATTTCGGTTTCAGATTTGCCGCGCGGTTTATACTTAGTTCGTATAAAAGCTGCTAATCGGGAGCAAAGCATTACCCAAAAAATTATATTAAAATAA
- the rlmN gene encoding 23S rRNA (adenine(2503)-C(2))-methyltransferase RlmN produces MLPEIRDLDEKKWQDQLTEWKQPKYRATQILEWAWKNQVKDFDQMTNLPNSLRDQLREHFFLNNPSIIERQISSDDSLKLAIQLTDEQIIEGVLIPHKNRVTACVSSQVGCSLACKFCATGYLKFKRNLHSYEIYDQVALLQQQAISTYGNSLSNIVFMGMGEPLLNYRNVLTAIDYITSEKGMNISAKRITVSTAGIAKMIQKLGDDHVRFELALSLHAATDPKRSQIMPINETNSLTAIKEALQYFYTKTKNQITLEYILFDQFNDSMEDADALYRFCKTVPCKVNIIEYNPILESEFKNACTEKIEYFKKYLTSKGIIVNVRKSRGKDIDAACGQLALRKIRS; encoded by the coding sequence ATGCTACCAGAAATCAGAGACTTAGACGAGAAAAAATGGCAAGACCAACTAACAGAATGGAAACAGCCTAAATATAGAGCTACGCAAATCTTAGAATGGGCTTGGAAAAATCAGGTCAAAGACTTTGACCAAATGACCAACCTGCCTAACTCACTCAGAGACCAACTGCGGGAGCATTTTTTCCTGAATAATCCCAGCATCATAGAACGCCAAATCAGTTCCGATGACTCCTTAAAACTTGCAATACAACTCACTGATGAACAAATCATTGAAGGTGTTTTAATCCCACATAAAAACAGAGTAACTGCCTGCGTTTCTTCACAAGTGGGTTGTTCATTAGCTTGCAAGTTCTGCGCAACGGGTTATCTAAAATTCAAACGAAACCTACACAGCTACGAAATTTATGACCAAGTAGCCCTGCTGCAACAACAAGCGATTTCTACCTACGGAAATAGCCTCTCAAATATCGTTTTTATGGGAATGGGAGAACCTCTGCTAAACTACCGAAATGTTTTAACCGCAATTGACTACATCACAAGCGAAAAAGGGATGAATATTTCAGCCAAAAGAATAACCGTTTCCACAGCAGGTATTGCCAAAATGATTCAAAAACTCGGTGATGATCATGTTCGTTTTGAATTAGCTCTTTCCCTACACGCTGCTACTGACCCAAAACGCAGCCAAATTATGCCTATAAACGAAACCAATTCTTTAACAGCTATTAAGGAAGCTCTACAATATTTTTATACCAAAACTAAAAATCAAATTACACTGGAATATATCCTTTTTGACCAGTTTAATGATTCTATGGAAGACGCAGATGCACTATACCGTTTTTGCAAAACCGTACCTTGCAAAGTAAATATTATAGAATACAACCCCATTTTAGAATCCGAATTCAAAAATGCTTGCACCGAAAAAATAGAATACTTCAAAAAGTATTTAACATCCAAAGGCATAATAGTTAATGTTCGGAAAAGCAGAGGAAAAGATATTGATGCAGCTTGCGGCCAACTTGCTTTACGTAAAATACGTAGTTAG
- a CDS encoding MBL fold metallo-hydrolase translates to MELHPIPTGYFRLDGGAMFGVVPKVIWNKTNPADEQNRIDLAMRALLLIDGKRTILIDCGLGHKYSPKFADIYAVNHTETTLANSLRKHGLTENDITDVIITHWHFDHAGGVTTYNAENQLVPTFPNAHYWVQQKHLTAALSPNAREKASFFPENILPIKNSGQLKLISPSDLIHPAIELVITDGHTDAMQLPLISHKGKKLLFAADLFPTTGHIPLPYVMGYDVRPLQTLAEKEIWLNKMIQENIFLYYEHDPVTECSSIVKTEKGYKAEKKCSLAELLS, encoded by the coding sequence ATGGAATTACACCCGATCCCAACCGGATATTTTAGGTTAGATGGCGGAGCTATGTTTGGAGTTGTCCCAAAAGTTATTTGGAACAAAACAAATCCTGCGGATGAACAAAACCGCATAGACTTAGCTATGAGGGCTTTATTGCTAATAGACGGAAAACGTACTATCTTGATAGATTGCGGACTTGGTCATAAGTATAGCCCTAAGTTTGCGGATATTTATGCCGTAAACCATACCGAAACCACCTTAGCAAATTCTTTACGAAAACACGGCCTCACCGAAAACGATATTACTGACGTAATTATCACCCATTGGCACTTTGACCACGCCGGCGGAGTAACTACCTATAATGCAGAAAATCAGTTAGTTCCTACTTTTCCCAACGCACATTATTGGGTTCAACAAAAACACTTGACAGCAGCTTTAAGCCCAAATGCCCGAGAAAAAGCAAGTTTTTTTCCGGAAAATATTCTCCCTATCAAAAACTCGGGGCAACTTAAACTCATCTCACCAAGCGACCTGATTCATCCGGCAATAGAGTTAGTTATCACTGATGGGCATACTGACGCTATGCAGCTCCCTTTGATTTCCCATAAAGGAAAAAAACTGCTTTTTGCTGCCGACCTTTTTCCCACTACCGGACATATACCGCTGCCTTATGTAATGGGGTATGACGTTAGACCATTGCAAACCCTCGCAGAAAAAGAAATTTGGCTAAATAAAATGATTCAAGAGAACATATTCTTGTATTACGAACATGACCCCGTAACGGAATGTAGCAGTATTGTGAAAACCGAAAAAGGATACAAAGCCGAAAAAAAATGCTCCCTCGCAGAGCTACTTAGCTGA
- a CDS encoding M48 family metalloprotease has translation MNKVRSSFAGFIISLIFISFVGCDKGNDDKSLNVFSIEDDISLGKQVSQEIESNPKDYPILSESQYPLAYSHLHRIVNNILSSGKVFYKDKFEWRTKIIRNDSVLNAFCAPGGYIYVYTGIIKFLESEDELAGVLGHEIAHADRRHSTDNLTKQYGVSTLLSIVLGNNPGLIAEVAANLLLLKFSRSNETESDKYSVIYLNSTSYDARGVSRFFEKLINSGQTGGTPQFLSTHPNPDNRVQNILQEWQNLGSRTGETFEAQYREFKNALP, from the coding sequence ATGAATAAAGTCCGCAGTAGTTTTGCAGGGTTTATAATTTCTCTTATTTTTATATCTTTTGTCGGCTGTGATAAAGGAAACGATGACAAATCGTTGAATGTATTTTCCATTGAGGATGATATTTCGTTGGGAAAACAGGTCAGTCAGGAAATAGAATCTAACCCGAAAGACTACCCTATTTTATCAGAATCTCAATATCCGTTAGCTTATTCTCATTTACATCGAATAGTTAATAATATTTTATCTTCTGGAAAAGTTTTTTACAAAGATAAATTTGAATGGCGTACCAAAATCATCCGTAATGATAGTGTTTTAAATGCTTTTTGTGCGCCGGGAGGTTATATTTATGTTTACACCGGCATTATTAAGTTTTTAGAATCAGAAGATGAATTAGCGGGGGTTTTAGGCCATGAAATTGCGCACGCAGACCGCAGGCATTCAACAGATAACCTCACCAAACAATATGGCGTTTCTACTCTGCTTTCTATTGTTTTGGGAAATAACCCCGGCTTGATTGCTGAAGTCGCCGCCAATTTATTACTCCTTAAATTTAGCAGATCTAATGAAACGGAATCCGATAAATATTCTGTTATTTACTTAAATTCAACGTCTTATGATGCTCGAGGGGTTTCTCGTTTTTTTGAAAAATTGATCAATAGCGGGCAAACCGGCGGAACTCCGCAGTTTTTAAGTACCCACCCAAATCCAGATAATCGGGTGCAAAACATCCTGCAAGAATGGCAAAATCTCGGTAGCCGAACCGGAGAAACCTTTGAAGCACAATACAGAGAATTTAAAAACGCCCTCCCTTAG
- a CDS encoding lactoylglutathione lyase: MKMQVEMILYVANQAKSRDFYTFLLQIEPCLDVPGMTEFMITENLKLGLMPENGIVNILQPHTPHPASGNGIPRCELYLLLENIEPYIERMYSLNTKQISPLETRDWGHDVAYFSDPDGHIIALARTIRN; encoded by the coding sequence ATGAAAATGCAAGTAGAAATGATTCTTTATGTAGCAAATCAAGCGAAAAGCAGAGATTTTTATACCTTTTTACTACAAATTGAACCTTGTTTAGATGTTCCGGGTATGACTGAATTTATGATTACAGAGAATCTGAAACTCGGATTAATGCCTGAAAATGGGATAGTTAACATCTTGCAGCCTCATACTCCGCACCCTGCCTCCGGAAACGGAATACCACGCTGTGAACTGTATCTACTATTAGAAAATATAGAACCCTACATAGAACGGATGTATTCACTAAACACAAAACAGATAAGCCCCTTAGAAACAAGGGATTGGGGACATGACGTTGCTTATTTTAGCGACCCAGATGGCCATATTATTGCATTAGCAAGAACGATTAGAAATTAG
- a CDS encoding ribonuclease H — protein sequence MELSRPQNGWAVDASCVGNPGPMEYRCVDIATGKLIFRSKLYPLGTNNLGEFLGIVHALAKLQQKNLSQITLFTDSNTALAWARKSDIRSKLPYSADTKNLLDDISRAVIWLKTHPNHNPIKKWNTQAWGEIPADFGRKS from the coding sequence ATGGAATTAAGCAGACCTCAAAACGGTTGGGCAGTAGATGCCTCTTGTGTAGGAAACCCCGGCCCAATGGAATATCGCTGCGTAGATATTGCAACCGGAAAACTTATTTTCCGGTCTAAGTTATATCCGCTTGGTACAAATAACTTGGGAGAGTTTTTAGGAATTGTGCACGCTCTTGCAAAACTTCAGCAGAAAAATCTTTCTCAAATTACTTTATTTACAGACTCAAATACAGCACTTGCTTGGGCAAGAAAATCAGATATTCGTTCTAAACTTCCCTATTCAGCAGACACCAAAAACTTATTAGACGACATCAGCAGAGCCGTTATTTGGTTAAAAACCCATCCCAATCATAATCCCATAAAAAAATGGAATACCCAAGCTTGGGGCGAAATACCAGCCGATTTTGGCAGAAAAAGCTAA
- a CDS encoding cytochrome b5 — protein sequence MQSTDLPEFSKRQLAFYNGNEKEQIWVAYHGIIYDVTESRLFRGGKHYEHWAGQDLTHELKLAPHNDTVFRRFKVVGKLIH from the coding sequence ATGCAATCAACTGATTTACCGGAGTTTAGCAAAAGACAATTGGCTTTTTACAATGGTAATGAGAAAGAACAGATTTGGGTGGCCTATCACGGTATAATTTATGATGTTACAGAAAGCCGTTTATTTCGTGGAGGTAAGCATTACGAACATTGGGCAGGTCAAGACCTTACCCATGAACTTAAACTTGCCCCACATAATGACACTGTTTTTCGGCGATTTAAAGTAGTTGGAAAGTTAATTCATTGA
- a CDS encoding aspartate-semialdehyde dehydrogenase codes for MKLAIVGATGLVGCEILQVLSELNIPISELILVASQKSVGKEIQWQNQTIPIVSIETAFTQKPDFAIFSAGSAVSLEYAEKFAAIGTTVIDNSSAWRMSSNIPLIVPEINGTQIGQSKIIANPNCSTIQLVMVLYPILQVSNIKRVIVSTYQAVTGTGKVAVDQLTQERASEKTSQPAYPYPIDLNCIPQCDIFLENGYTREETKIIQESRKILNHPNLAITATAVRVPVVGGHSESVNISLEKPISIDNLRAALENFPGVVVYDNPQEKKYPMPIMAHQKNDVFVGRIRIDESEPNTFNLWIVADNLRKGAATNAVQILQSIIAMPYAIN; via the coding sequence ATGAAATTAGCCATAGTAGGTGCAACCGGTCTGGTAGGCTGCGAAATATTACAAGTTCTTTCAGAACTGAATATTCCGATTTCAGAACTGATATTGGTAGCGTCCCAAAAGTCAGTTGGAAAAGAAATTCAGTGGCAAAATCAGACCATACCAATTGTTTCTATCGAAACAGCATTTACTCAGAAGCCGGACTTTGCTATTTTTTCTGCCGGAAGTGCCGTCAGTTTAGAATATGCAGAAAAATTTGCAGCCATAGGCACAACCGTTATTGACAACTCATCTGCTTGGCGGATGAGTTCCAACATTCCGCTGATAGTACCGGAAATTAACGGTACACAAATTGGACAATCCAAAATTATAGCAAACCCCAACTGTAGCACAATCCAATTGGTGATGGTTTTGTATCCAATATTACAAGTTTCTAATATCAAGCGTGTTATAGTATCAACTTATCAGGCAGTTACCGGAACGGGTAAAGTAGCCGTAGATCAATTGACCCAAGAAAGAGCATCAGAAAAGACTTCTCAACCGGCATATCCTTATCCAATTGACTTAAACTGCATCCCGCAATGTGATATTTTTTTAGAAAATGGCTATACCAGAGAAGAAACAAAAATAATTCAAGAAAGCCGAAAAATCTTAAATCACCCAAATTTAGCCATTACCGCAACAGCAGTACGGGTTCCGGTAGTGGGCGGGCATTCAGAAAGCGTCAATATTTCTCTGGAAAAACCTATTTCGATAGATAATCTAAGAGCTGCATTAGAGAATTTTCCGGGCGTTGTTGTCTATGATAATCCCCAAGAGAAAAAATATCCAATGCCTATAATGGCTCACCAAAAAAATGATGTTTTCGTAGGAAGAATCAGAATTGATGAATCAGAACCCAATACCTTCAATTTATGGATTGTAGCCGATAACTTGCGTAAAGGAGCTGCAACAAATGCTGTTCAGATTTTACAGTCCATTATTGCAATGCCTTATGCAATCAACTGA